DNA sequence from the Sphingomonas taxi genome:
CGGCGGTCCAGCGCGCGGGCATAATTGGACAAGGCCGTCTCCGTTTCGCCGAGCGCGGTAAGGACGGTGCCGTCGAAGGTTGCCAGCGCCGCCTGCGTATCGGCCTCCGCCCCGGCAATCCGCGCCCGCGCGCGGTCGCGGTTGACCGTCCAGTTGAGCAGCGGACCGAGCAGGAAGTTGAGCGGTCCGGCGCCGAACAGATTGCCCAGCCCGGTACTGGTCTGCCCAATCGACCCGCCCAGGGTGATCCGCGGATAGAGGTCGGCGGTCGCCACGCCGATCCGCGCGGTCGCCGCCGCCAGCCGGCGCTCGGCGGCGCGCACGTCGGGGCGGCGCGCCAACAGCGTGGCGCCGTCGCCGACCGGGATCGGCTGCGTCAGGCGCAGCGTCGCGGTGCGCTGCGCGGCGATCGCGGGTAGCTCCTGCGGCGTGCGGCCGGTCAGCGTCGCAAGGCGGAACAAGGCCGCCTGCCGCTCGGCCTGCAACAGCGGGATATCAGCGCTGCGCTGGTCGCGGAGCGCGGCGATCCGCGCGGTGTCGAGCGGGGTGGTCATGCCGACGTCGACGCGGCGTTCGGTGGTGCGCACCTGCCGGTCGAGAAGTGCGACGATCCGCTCGGCCACCGCGATCCGCTCGGCCGCGGCGGCGGCGTCGGCATAGGCGCGTGTTGTGTCCGCGACGATCGCGACGCGGACCGCATCGGCGTCGGCATCGGCGGCCGCGACGTCACCGCGCGCGGCGGCGACGTTGCGCGCGATGCGGCCGAACAGGTCGACCTCGTAGGACAGGTCGAGTCCGCCGTCGATCAGCCACGTCTCGCTGCCGACGCCGGGCGGGCGCTGCGCCTGCGAGAAGCGGTTGTAGCTGGCACCGGCGCCCAGCGTGGCGCGCGGGGTGCGGTCGGTACGCACCTCGCGAAGCGCAGCGCGCGCACGGGCGAGACGGGCGACCGCGACGCGCAGGTCGGTGTTGGCGGCCAGCGCCTGTGCCACCAACCCGTCGAGCACGGGGTCGTCGTAGAGCCGCCACCAATGGTCGTCGGGCGGCGTGGTATTGGTCGCGGCACTCGTTGCGATGAACGGTGCGGCGGCAGTCGCCGGTGTGGCGGGCGGGCGATAGTCCGGTCCGGCGGCGCAGGCGGCGAGCGCAAGCAGCGAGACGGCGGTGGTCAGGGATTTGAGCATATCGGCCCTCCTCATTCGGCAGGCTGGAGCGCGGGATCGGCGGCATCATGGCGGACGCGGCGCGCGGCAAGTCGCAGGCCGAGCGCACGGCACACGACGTAGAAGGTCGGCGTGAAGATCAGCCCGAAGCCGGTGACGCCGATCATCCCGAAGAACACCGCCGTCCCCAGCGCCTGCCGCAGCTCCGCGCCCGCACCGCTGGCGACCAGCAGCGGCACCGTTCCGAGGATGAACGCAAAGCTGGTCATCAGGATCGGACGCAGCCGCACCTGCGCGGCCTGTACCGCCGCCTCGACCGGCGAGAGGCCGTCCTGCTCCTCGGCCTGCTTGGCGAATTCGACGACGAGGATCGCATTCTTGGCGGCGAGCGCGATCAGCACGACCAGCCCGATCTGCGTCAGGACGTTATTGTCGAGCCCGCGCAGATTGACCCCGATCATCGCCGCCAGCAGGCACATCGGCACGATCAGCACGATCGACAGCGGCAGCAGCAGGCTCTCATATTGCGCCGCCAGCACCAGGAAGACGAACACCACTGCCAGCGCGAAGACGATCCCCGCGATGCTGCCCGCCGCTTTCTGCTGATAGGCGATGCCGGTCCATTCGCTGCCATAACCGCGCGGCAGCGTGTCGGCGGCGAGCTTCTCCATCGCGATCAGCGACCGACCCGAGGAATAGCCGGGCGCGGTGTCGCCATCGACCTCGACTGCCGGGTAGAGATTGTAGCGCGTGACGCGATACGGACCGGTGCGGTCCTGGAAGGTCGCGACCGACCCAAGCGGCACCATCCCGCCCTTGTCGGATCGCGTCTTGAGGTCGGCGATGTCGGCGGGGGTGGAGCGGAACGGCGCGTCGGCCTGTGCGGTAACGCGATAGGTGCGGCCGATCAGGTTGAAGTCGTTGACGAACGCGCTGCCCAGATAGACCTGCAACGCCTCGAAGACGCGCGCCGGCGGCACGCCGAGCATATCGGCCTTGGGGCGATCGACATCGGCGAAGATGCGCGGCGTCGCGGTGTTGAAGAAGGTATAGACCTGCGCCAGCCCCTCGGTCTGGTTGGCCTTGGCGATCAATGCGCCCGCGGTGGCGTCGAGCTGCTTGTATCCGGCACCCTGCCGGTCCTGCACCATCAGCCGATAGCCGCCCGCCGATCCGATCCCCTGGATCAACGGCGGCGGGACGACGAGAATGCGCGCCTCGTCGATGTCGGCGGTCGCCTTGCGGGTCGCGTCCATCAGCCCCGCGAAGGTGACGCCCAGCTTTTCGCGCTCGGCGAACGATTTCAGGGGCACATAAGCGGCGGCGGTATTGGGGGCGAGCGTCTGCGACGGTCCGTCGAAGCCCGCCAGCATCACCACGCCCTTGACGCCGGCGAGCGGCAGGATGCGCTTGGCGACCTTCTGCACCACCGCGTCGGTACGCTCGACCGAGGCGCCGGCGGGGAGCTGGACGATGGTCAGGAAATAGCCCTGATCCTGCGCCGGGATAAAGCCGGTCGGCGTCGCCCAGAACAGACCGACGGTGGCGACGATCAGCCCGGCATAGACCGCCATCATCCGCTTCGGCCGTCGCACCAGCCGGGCGGTGAGCGCGGCATAGCGCACGCTCAACCGCTCGAATCCGGTGTTGAAACGGTCACCCGCGGCACGAACGAAGCGGATGGCGCGGTTGCCGCCCTCGTGCGTGTCGTGCGCGCGCAGCAGGATCGCGGCGAGCGCGGGCGATAGCGTCAGCGAGACGATCAGCGAGATCACCGTCGCCGTCGCGATCGTCACCGCGAACTGCTGATAGAAGGCGCCGGAGAGACCGGTGAGGAATAAGGTCGGCACGAACACCGCACAGAGCACCAGCACGATCGCGACCAGCGCGCCGGACACCTCGTCCATCGACACCATCGCCGCCTCCAGCGGCGGCAGGCCGCGCGCCAGATTGCGCTCGACATTCTCGACCACCACGATTGCATCGTCGACGACGATGCCGATCGCCAGCACCAATCCGAACAGCGACAGTGTGTTGAGCGAATAGCCGACCGCCGCGAGCACCGCGAACGTGCCGACCAGCGACACCGGGATCGCCACGATCGGGATGATCGCTGCGCGCCATTTCTGGAGGAACACCAGGATGACGAGCACGACCAGCACCATCGCCTCGAACAGGGTGTGGATCACCGCATCCACCGATTGCGCGATAAATTCGGTGGGATTGTAGATGACGCGATATTCCAGCCCCTTGGGGAAGGATTTCGACATCGCCTGCATCTCCGCCTCGACCTTCTCGGCGGCGGCGAGCGCGTTGGAGCCGGGACGCTGGAACACCGCCGCGATCACGGTCGGCTGGCCGGACAGATAGGTGTTGGAATTATAGTCCTGCGCACCCAGTTCGACGCGCGCGATGTCGCGGACGCGCACCTGCCGTCCGTCGGCGTCGGTGCGGATCACGACGTCGGCGAATTGTCCCGGTTCGAGCAGGCGCCCCTGCGTCTCGACGTTGAGCTGAAAGGCGCTGCCGTGCGAATAGGGCGGCTGGCCGAGCGAACCGGCGGCGACCTGCACGTTCTGCGCGCGCAGCGCCGCGACGATATCGCCGGCGGTGAGGTTCAGCGCGGCGGCGCGGCCGGGATCGATCCAGACGCGCATCGCATAGTCGCGGCTGCCGAACAGGCGCACGTCGCCGACGCCGTCGATCCGCGCGAGCCGGTCGCGGACCTGGGTCAGCGCGTAATTGGAGATATAGCCGCGATCGAGCGAATTGTCGGGCGAGATCAAATTGACGACCATCAGAAAGTCGGGGCTGGTCTTGCGCGTGACGACGCCCAGCCGCTGCACCTCCTCGGGCAGGCGGGGGACCGCGATCGCGACCCGGTTCTGCACCAGCACCTGCGCCGCATCCAGATCGGTGCCGATCTTGAACGTGACCGTGATCGTGACGTTGCCGTCGCCGGTCGACTGGCTCGACTGGTACAGCATGTTGTCGACGCCGTTGATCTCCTGCTCGATCGGCGCGGCGACCGTCTCCGCGACGGTCTCGGCGGACGCGCCGGGATAGCTGGCGGAAACCGTCACGGTCGGCGGCACGATGTCGGGATATTGCGCGACCGGCAGCCCCCAGTAAGCGATGGCGCCGACAAGCGTGATGATGACCGCGATGACGCCCGCGAAGATCGGGCGGGTGATGAAGAAGCGCGACAGGCGCATGATAGGCTCCCCCTTTCCGAGGATGAAGACGGCCGGGACGTGGGTCGGCGAAGCGTCAGGAGGTGAAGGTCGCCTCGCCGGTGGTCGGCGACAGGCCGCCGGGGGCGGGGGCGGCGACGACCGGCGCGATGCGGCCTGCGCGCACCTTCACCTTCGTTCCCGGCATCGCCATCTGCGTGCCGCCGATCACGACGCGATCGCCGCGCGACAGCCCGCCGCTGACGATCCGCAAGCCATCGACCACCGGACCGAGCGTCACCGGCTTGACCACCACCGTGCCGTCGCTGGCGACGGTCAGCAGCGTCTTGCGCGCCTGATCGGTCTGCACCGCCGCATCCGGCACCAGCAGCGCATGCGTGGTGCCGCCGCTGGCCAGCCGCATGTTGCCGAACAGACCGGGGGTCAGGAACATGTCCGGGTTGGCGAGCACGGCACGGCTGCGGATCGTGCCGGATCGCGGATCGAAGCCGTTGTCGGTGAAGTCGAGCTTGCCGTGCCAGCGATAATCGCTCTCGTCCTGCAACCGTACGTCGACCGCCGGGGCGACATTGCCGACGGCGCGCGCGCGCTTCCCCTTGAGAAACAGCGCCTCCGAGCCGTCGAAGGTGAAATAGATCGGGTCGAGCGCGTTGATCGTCGTGAGCAATGTGCCGCTGGTGTCGCCGCCCGCGACGAGGTTGCCGGGGTCTACGCGCCGGCTGGAAATCCGCCCGCCGATCGGCGCACGGACCTGCGTGAACTCGACATCGAGCGCGCGGCCGCGGATGCGCGCCTCCGCGGCGGCGATTGCCGCGGTGGCGGCGCGGACGCGGGCGCTCAGTTGGTCGAGCTCGCCCTTCGACACCGCATCCTCCGCCTCCAGCCGGTTGGCGCGGTCGAGGTTGGCGCGGGCCAGCGCGAGGTCGCTGCGCGCGCTTGCCAGCCCGGCGCGGGCCTCGGCCAGCGCGGCGGCGAACGGGCGCGGATCGATCGTGAACAGCAACTGGCCCGGTCGCACGGTCGCGCCGTCGGTGAAGTGCAGCGCGGTCACCGCGCCGGACACGCGCGCGCGCACCTCGACTGTGCGGCTCGGTTCGAAGCGGCCGACGAAATCGTCCCATTGCGCGACGTCGCGCTGTAGCGGCGCGGCGACCGTGACGGTCGGTGCGGGGGCGGCCGAGGCAGTCGCCGGCTCGCTGCGATTGACCGCCACACCGGCGGCGATCGCGAGCAAGGCGGGGACGCCGATCCACAGCGACCGGCGCAGCAGCGGCGACGACGCGGCTGGCGGGGCGAGCGGCGTCGCGTGGGTCGTGTCCACGGGGGCGTGCACGGTCATCGACGCGCTCCCATCGTCTTGCGGCGGGCGACGCCGATACTGTCCGTCATCAGCTCATATTGCGCCGGCGAGAAACCGGCGTTGAGGAAGCGGGTCAGCTCGGCGCTCGGTATCGTATAACCGTAATGCCACGCGAAGACCGCGATCCGGCGCAGCGCCTCCAGACGCTCGTCCGCGAGCATCGGGTTGTGCGGCTGCCGGAACAGCGCGCCGAGCGCGCTGGCCATGCGGCCGGGGCGGCGGAGCGACGACAAGGCGTCCTTGCGTGCCAGGGCGACGACCGACCATTCCAGCCCGGTGAGTCGGGCGGCAGGTTGGTCGTCGATCGCCGGCACCGCGGCCGGTGTGGCAGGGGGAAGGGCGGGGAGGCGGTCGGCGTCGAGCATCAGATAGGCCATGCGAGATCCCTGAATTGGACGTGCGCGAACACCGCCCGCCATCGCGGACGACGACGGGGCACACCGATCGATCGGTGGCGGGCGCACGGAGCCGGCGGGCGCTGGCGGCCCGTTGCGGCAGGTCGTGATGAGAAGTGGCGGGCGCGACCGTCAGGTCGCGTCGGGTCGTCCGGTCAGTCCAGGATCCATGTCGGCTCCTTCGATCGTGAACCGCCGGCGTGGCGTTTCATTCCGTACCGCATGGTATATTAACCGCTTCCGAGAAGATCAACGTATTTCTGTACCGGGCGGTAATTTATTTCGCGTTCAGCGGCTGGGCCACATCATCAGCCCGATGTCGACGACGCGGTCCAGATCGGCGCGGGTCGCGCCGGAGCCGGCCTGCACCGCCATGCCCTGCAGCATCGCGTAGAGATATTGCGCGAGTCCTTCCGGATCGGCGCCGGGGGCAAGGTCGCCATCGCGCTGCGCCGCGCGGAAGCGCTCGACCAGCGCTGCATGCGCGGCGGCGCGACGCTCGATGATATGGCCTCTGATCGACTCGGCCTCGGCGCCGCAGGCGGTGGCGCTGATGACGCCCAGACAGCCCTTGGGATCGGAAGTGCTGGTCTGCGCCACGACCGCGCCGCGCATGAGATGCTCGGCGACCGCGCGGGCGGTCGGCTGTTTGAGGGCATCGCGGGTATAGGCCATCTTCTCGGCGCCGTAGAGATCGAGCGCACGATGGAACAGCTGTTCCTTATTGCCGAACGCGGCGTAGAGGCTGGGTTTGGTGATGCCCATCGCCGCGGTCAGATCCGCCATCGACGCGCCGTCATAGCCCTTCGCCCAGAATACGCCGAGCGCGGCGGCCAGCGCCGCTTCGGTGCAGAATTCGCGTGGACGGCCACGCGTCGCAACGGCAGGAGCAGATTGCATAACGCTCGGTATATAATGGTCGACAACGCCCGCGTCGAGGGCCGTCACATAGTAAGTCATTCGTCCGCGATCGGTTCTTGAAAGCGGTCGGGCGGTCGGGAGTGGAATGTGGATCGACCGCCTTGCAAGCCGTTGGGCTGGGAGTATCCGCGGTATCGTCCCAATCGAAC
Encoded proteins:
- a CDS encoding efflux transporter outer membrane subunit; protein product: MLKSLTTAVSLLALAACAAGPDYRPPATPATAAAPFIATSAATNTTPPDDHWWRLYDDPVLDGLVAQALAANTDLRVAVARLARARAALREVRTDRTPRATLGAGASYNRFSQAQRPPGVGSETWLIDGGLDLSYEVDLFGRIARNVAAARGDVAAADADADAVRVAIVADTTRAYADAAAAAERIAVAERIVALLDRQVRTTERRVDVGMTTPLDTARIAALRDQRSADIPLLQAERQAALFRLATLTGRTPQELPAIAAQRTATLRLTQPIPVGDGATLLARRPDVRAAERRLAAATARIGVATADLYPRITLGGSIGQTSTGLGNLFGAGPLNFLLGPLLNWTVNRDRARARIAGAEADTQAALATFDGTVLTALGETETALSNYARALDRRTALQRALDQADRATRITRAQRREGRIDSLSQLDAERTLADAQAALAGQDAAIATAQIDLFRALGGRWARETAGGGRQS
- a CDS encoding efflux RND transporter permease subunit, which translates into the protein MRLSRFFITRPIFAGVIAVIITLVGAIAYWGLPVAQYPDIVPPTVTVSASYPGASAETVAETVAAPIEQEINGVDNMLYQSSQSTGDGNVTITVTFKIGTDLDAAQVLVQNRVAIAVPRLPEEVQRLGVVTRKTSPDFLMVVNLISPDNSLDRGYISNYALTQVRDRLARIDGVGDVRLFGSRDYAMRVWIDPGRAAALNLTAGDIVAALRAQNVQVAAGSLGQPPYSHGSAFQLNVETQGRLLEPGQFADVVIRTDADGRQVRVRDIARVELGAQDYNSNTYLSGQPTVIAAVFQRPGSNALAAAEKVEAEMQAMSKSFPKGLEYRVIYNPTEFIAQSVDAVIHTLFEAMVLVVLVILVFLQKWRAAIIPIVAIPVSLVGTFAVLAAVGYSLNTLSLFGLVLAIGIVVDDAIVVVENVERNLARGLPPLEAAMVSMDEVSGALVAIVLVLCAVFVPTLFLTGLSGAFYQQFAVTIATATVISLIVSLTLSPALAAILLRAHDTHEGGNRAIRFVRAAGDRFNTGFERLSVRYAALTARLVRRPKRMMAVYAGLIVATVGLFWATPTGFIPAQDQGYFLTIVQLPAGASVERTDAVVQKVAKRILPLAGVKGVVMLAGFDGPSQTLAPNTAAAYVPLKSFAEREKLGVTFAGLMDATRKATADIDEARILVVPPPLIQGIGSAGGYRLMVQDRQGAGYKQLDATAGALIAKANQTEGLAQVYTFFNTATPRIFADVDRPKADMLGVPPARVFEALQVYLGSAFVNDFNLIGRTYRVTAQADAPFRSTPADIADLKTRSDKGGMVPLGSVATFQDRTGPYRVTRYNLYPAVEVDGDTAPGYSSGRSLIAMEKLAADTLPRGYGSEWTGIAYQQKAAGSIAGIVFALAVVFVFLVLAAQYESLLLPLSIVLIVPMCLLAAMIGVNLRGLDNNVLTQIGLVVLIALAAKNAILVVEFAKQAEEQDGLSPVEAAVQAAQVRLRPILMTSFAFILGTVPLLVASGAGAELRQALGTAVFFGMIGVTGFGLIFTPTFYVVCRALGLRLAARRVRHDAADPALQPAE
- a CDS encoding efflux RND transporter periplasmic adaptor subunit translates to MTVHAPVDTTHATPLAPPAASSPLLRRSLWIGVPALLAIAAGVAVNRSEPATASAAPAPTVTVAAPLQRDVAQWDDFVGRFEPSRTVEVRARVSGAVTALHFTDGATVRPGQLLFTIDPRPFAAALAEARAGLASARSDLALARANLDRANRLEAEDAVSKGELDQLSARVRAATAAIAAAEARIRGRALDVEFTQVRAPIGGRISSRRVDPGNLVAGGDTSGTLLTTINALDPIYFTFDGSEALFLKGKRARAVGNVAPAVDVRLQDESDYRWHGKLDFTDNGFDPRSGTIRSRAVLANPDMFLTPGLFGNMRLASGGTTHALLVPDAAVQTDQARKTLLTVASDGTVVVKPVTLGPVVDGLRIVSGGLSRGDRVVIGGTQMAMPGTKVKVRAGRIAPVVAAPAPGGLSPTTGEATFTS
- a CDS encoding TetR/AcrR family transcriptional regulator, with the translated sequence MQSAPAVATRGRPREFCTEAALAAALGVFWAKGYDGASMADLTAAMGITKPSLYAAFGNKEQLFHRALDLYGAEKMAYTRDALKQPTARAVAEHLMRGAVVAQTSTSDPKGCLGVISATACGAEAESIRGHIIERRAAAHAALVERFRAAQRDGDLAPGADPEGLAQYLYAMLQGMAVQAGSGATRADLDRVVDIGLMMWPSR